From one Rhodoferax sp. PAMC 29310 genomic stretch:
- a CDS encoding PRC-barrel domain-containing protein: MIRQTKDLQDLAIGATDGTIGDVKDFYFDDEAWVIRYLVVDAGSWLSSRKVLISPIAAGKPDWDAKLLPVTLTREQVKNSPEIDTDMPITRQHETEYLDYYSYPYYWGGMGLWGRGGSPNMLLPGYDGYGSATAARAEADNAQARTEARQRDQDPHLRSCNAVDGYHIEASDGEIGYVKGLLVDEESWAIRYLVVSTSNWWLGHDVLVAPQWIKRVSWEDQTVVVDLNREALQQAPIYDASNSLTREMEIAVFQHHGRKGYWADEARQPKKGALDRTDA, translated from the coding sequence ATGATTCGCCAAACCAAAGACCTGCAGGATCTCGCCATTGGCGCCACCGATGGCACCATCGGCGACGTGAAGGATTTCTACTTCGATGACGAGGCCTGGGTGATTCGTTACCTCGTCGTCGACGCCGGCTCGTGGCTGTCCAGCCGCAAGGTATTGATCTCGCCCATTGCCGCCGGCAAGCCCGATTGGGATGCCAAGTTGTTGCCGGTTACGCTGACCCGTGAGCAAGTCAAGAACAGCCCCGAAATCGACACCGACATGCCGATCACCCGACAGCACGAGACTGAATATCTTGACTACTACAGCTATCCGTATTACTGGGGTGGCATGGGCTTGTGGGGCCGTGGCGGATCTCCGAACATGCTCTTGCCCGGTTACGACGGCTATGGATCTGCCACTGCGGCCCGCGCAGAAGCGGACAACGCCCAGGCAAGAACGGAGGCACGCCAGCGTGACCAGGATCCTCACCTGCGCAGCTGCAATGCAGTGGACGGGTACCACATCGAAGCCAGTGACGGCGAGATCGGATACGTGAAGGGCCTGCTCGTCGACGAAGAAAGCTGGGCCATCCGATACCTGGTGGTGAGCACAAGCAACTGGTGGCTCGGCCATGACGTTCTGGTGGCCCCGCAGTGGATTAAGCGCGTGAGCTGGGAGGACCAGACCGTGGTCGTCGACCTGAATCGTGAGGCCCTTCAACAAGCGCCCATCTACGACGCGTCAAACTCATTGACGCGCGAGATGGAGATCGCCGTGTTTCAACACCACGGGCGCAAGGGCTACTGGGCTGACGAAGCGCGCCAGCCGAAAAAAGGAGCCCTCGATCGGACCGATGCCTGA
- the hflC gene encoding protease modulator HflC — protein sequence MKNILKVGGGLAALALGVAVLGSFYTLEEGEQAVIVQFGRPVGAPVTEAGLHVKLPFVQDVRRFEKRILIWDGDPNQIPTKGREFIWVDTMARWRIADAKKFLESMATEAGATSRLNDIIDSVVRDQVSGSELVELVRSASWVIPKDALLEEVPAEVQAELKKEVARGREELTRTILEKAREVVPQYGIELVDVRIKRLDYVESVREKVYARMISERKRIAARFRSEGEGQSAEILGTMEKELRQIRSTAYRRVQEVRGKADAEATRVYGAAYGADAEFYAFSRTLEAYKEGQNKNATVILTTDSDYYRYLKRAEASPMGRSAANRKAQVDQGR from the coding sequence ATGAAAAACATACTGAAGGTCGGTGGGGGCCTAGCGGCGCTCGCACTCGGGGTAGCCGTACTTGGCAGCTTTTACACGCTCGAGGAAGGTGAACAGGCGGTGATCGTGCAGTTCGGCCGTCCCGTGGGCGCGCCGGTCACCGAGGCCGGGTTGCACGTCAAGTTGCCGTTCGTGCAGGACGTGCGGCGATTCGAGAAGCGCATTCTCATCTGGGACGGCGACCCCAACCAAATTCCGACCAAAGGACGCGAGTTCATCTGGGTCGATACGATGGCACGCTGGCGCATCGCGGATGCCAAGAAATTCCTTGAAAGCATGGCGACAGAGGCCGGCGCCACCTCGCGCCTGAACGACATCATCGACTCCGTGGTGCGTGACCAGGTGTCGGGCAGCGAACTCGTGGAGCTGGTGCGAAGCGCCTCTTGGGTGATTCCCAAGGATGCGCTTCTGGAGGAAGTGCCCGCCGAGGTGCAAGCCGAGCTAAAGAAGGAAGTGGCGCGCGGACGTGAGGAGCTGACCCGCACCATTCTTGAGAAGGCGCGCGAGGTCGTTCCCCAATATGGGATCGAACTGGTGGATGTGCGCATCAAGCGCCTCGACTATGTCGAGAGCGTGCGCGAGAAGGTCTACGCGCGCATGATCTCCGAGCGCAAGCGCATCGCCGCCCGCTTCAGGTCCGAGGGTGAGGGCCAGAGTGCCGAGATTCTCGGGACGATGGAGAAGGAGCTGCGCCAGATCCGTTCCACTGCCTACCGGCGTGTTCAGGAGGTGCGCGGTAAGGCAGATGCAGAGGCGACGCGCGTGTACGGCGCGGCGTATGGCGCAGACGCCGAGTTCTATGCCTTCTCGCGCACCCTGGAAGCCTACAAGGAGGGGCAGAACAAAAACGCGACGGTGATCCTCACGACCGACAGCGACTATTACCGCTACCTGAAGCGGGCCGAAGCGTCGCCAATGGGGCGGTCAGCAGCGAATCGTAAAGCGCAGGTCGACCAAGGCCGGTGA
- a CDS encoding SPFH domain-containing protein — protein MPINDPEYVVEEFRKRADAIGSRPIVAAIAGAVLLFFLWSTWFTVQPEETGVIQRFGAVNRTVGPGLHFKLPDGIERVRRVPTERVLKE, from the coding sequence ATGCCAATCAATGACCCTGAATACGTCGTCGAAGAGTTTCGCAAACGCGCTGACGCGATCGGCAGTCGACCAATTGTCGCAGCCATTGCTGGCGCGGTGCTGCTCTTTTTCCTTTGGTCAACCTGGTTCACCGTGCAGCCCGAAGAGACGGGCGTCATCCAGCGTTTTGGCGCGGTCAACCGCACGGTGGGTCCGGGCCTGCACTTCAAACTGCCGGATGGCATCGAACGCGTCCGACGGGTACCTACGGAGCGCGTCCTGAAGGAATAG
- a CDS encoding SRPBCC family protein: MNRRLWRPAATHYHLLTIWRIQAPLATVYAAILDSLRWPDWWVGAQYVKQTVVSSGNGINNVRRYAWQGELPYAVFDGCATRIERLVAIEGRAQGDLDGIGRWHFFQRGAHSELHYEWHVHSSRWWMNLMAPMVRPLLIRNHNLLMTQGSDGLARLLKVPPVDQRNIDLTKTGVQYFGDRY, encoded by the coding sequence ATGAATCGCCGCCTTTGGCGCCCAGCGGCCACCCACTACCATTTGCTGACGATATGGCGCATCCAAGCCCCTTTGGCGACAGTTTATGCGGCGATCCTGGACTCGCTGCGTTGGCCCGATTGGTGGGTGGGCGCACAGTATGTAAAACAAACTGTTGTGAGTAGTGGCAATGGCATCAACAACGTCCGTCGCTATGCTTGGCAGGGTGAGTTGCCGTACGCGGTGTTCGACGGGTGCGCCACACGCATCGAGCGACTCGTAGCCATTGAAGGCCGCGCCCAAGGGGACCTTGACGGGATAGGTCGCTGGCACTTCTTTCAACGCGGTGCGCACAGCGAGCTGCATTACGAGTGGCATGTTCACAGCTCCCGGTGGTGGATGAATTTGATGGCGCCAATGGTGCGGCCCTTGTTGATCCGCAACCACAATCTTTTGATGACACAAGGCAGTGACGGGCTTGCACGCCTGCTCAAGGTGCCACCAGTGGATCAGAGAAATATTGACTTGACGAAAACCGGCGTTCAGTATTTCGGTGATCGTTATTGA
- a CDS encoding mercuric reductase — protein sequence MATESFDAIVIGAGQAGPSMAAKLATEGRKVALVESHELGGTCVNRGCTPTKTLRKSARVAYLARRAAEFGVEVGTVHVNFEVAMQRMQTRVDESRAGLASWLGGLDGLTIVKAHGRLAGHSGDDLLVEAGSRTLQAPMVILNTGTRAFVPPIPGLADNPYLDNDSLLKLRELPRKLVIIGGGYISLEMGQIFRRLGSEVSIIEIGPRLTAREDEDVSAAIADMLRAEGIELQMGVDIARVLPGKTEGGTRVEMADGRIIEGSHLLVAVGRSPNTGDLGLKSVGLQTNERGYLLTNERLETGVPGIWALGDINHRGAFTHTSYHDHDILAENLDGGQRSADARTSIYAMFTDPPLAHVGLYEADAKRLVAEDGRHISQAVYAMKDVSRAKEESETTGVIKLLIDEDSGHFLGATMLGMAGDEVIQAIGLVMASKGSWRQVREALPVHPTVTELLPTIIDRRKPLAA from the coding sequence ATGGCGACCGAATCGTTTGACGCCATCGTCATCGGCGCCGGACAAGCCGGCCCCTCCATGGCCGCCAAGCTGGCAACAGAAGGCCGCAAGGTGGCGCTGGTGGAGTCCCACGAGTTGGGCGGCACTTGCGTCAACCGGGGCTGCACGCCGACCAAGACCCTGCGCAAATCAGCCCGGGTGGCGTATCTCGCGCGGCGCGCGGCCGAGTTCGGCGTTGAAGTTGGGACGGTCCACGTCAACTTCGAAGTGGCCATGCAGCGCATGCAAACTCGCGTGGACGAATCGCGTGCGGGCCTGGCGTCCTGGCTGGGCGGATTGGACGGGCTGACCATCGTCAAGGCGCACGGCAGGTTGGCGGGCCACTCGGGCGATGACCTCCTCGTGGAAGCGGGCTCGCGCACGCTGCAAGCCCCCATGGTCATTTTGAACACCGGCACGCGGGCCTTCGTGCCGCCCATTCCCGGGCTGGCGGACAACCCTTATCTTGACAACGATAGCCTGCTGAAACTTCGTGAGTTGCCGCGCAAGCTCGTGATCATCGGCGGCGGCTATATCAGCCTGGAGATGGGGCAGATTTTCCGGCGGCTGGGCAGCGAGGTGAGCATCATCGAAATCGGGCCGCGGCTGACCGCGCGCGAGGACGAGGATGTGTCTGCTGCCATTGCCGACATGTTGCGTGCTGAGGGCATCGAACTGCAGATGGGCGTGGACATTGCGCGCGTGTTGCCGGGCAAGACCGAAGGCGGTACCCGCGTTGAGATGGCTGATGGTCGGATCATCGAAGGCAGCCACCTGCTGGTGGCCGTGGGGCGATCGCCCAACACCGGCGATCTGGGGTTGAAGAGTGTCGGCCTTCAGACCAACGAACGTGGTTATCTCCTCACCAACGAACGGCTCGAGACCGGCGTGCCGGGTATCTGGGCGCTGGGCGACATCAATCACCGCGGCGCATTCACCCATACCAGCTACCACGATCACGACATCCTGGCCGAGAACCTCGACGGCGGGCAGCGCAGCGCGGATGCGCGCACAAGCATTTACGCCATGTTTACCGATCCGCCCCTGGCTCACGTGGGCCTGTACGAGGCCGATGCCAAGCGCCTGGTGGCCGAGGATGGTCGGCACATCAGCCAGGCCGTGTACGCCATGAAGGACGTGAGCCGCGCCAAGGAGGAGAGCGAAACCACCGGGGTCATCAAGCTGCTAATTGACGAGGACAGCGGACATTTTCTCGGCGCCACGATGCTCGGAATGGCGGGCGACGAGGTGATCCAGGCCATCGGACTGGTCATGGCCAGCAAGGGTAGCTGGCGCCAAGTGCGCGAGGCGCTGCCGGTGCACCCGACGGTGACCGAGTTGTTGCCCACCATCATTGATCGTCGCAAGCCACTTGCAGCCTGA
- a CDS encoding HPF/RaiA family ribosome-associated protein yields MSATVEQALERFDEHITRVEVHLSDENAGKSGQHDQRCMLEARLEGRQPVAVTEHAATLEQAVHGAAHKLAHLLDSTLGRLHDHREKTSGLPMSGTDPKNWSDSPVE; encoded by the coding sequence GTGAGCGCCACGGTCGAGCAGGCGCTGGAGCGCTTTGACGAACACATCACCCGGGTCGAAGTTCATCTGAGTGACGAGAACGCCGGCAAGAGCGGACAGCACGACCAGCGATGCATGCTGGAGGCCCGTCTCGAAGGTCGGCAACCGGTGGCGGTGACTGAGCATGCCGCGACGCTGGAGCAGGCAGTACACGGCGCGGCGCACAAGCTGGCGCATCTGCTGGACAGCACGCTCGGGCGCTTGCACGACCATCGCGAAAAGACCTCCGGCCTGCCCATGTCTGGGACCGACCCAAAGAATTGGAGTGACAGCCCGGTGGAGTAA
- a CDS encoding membrane-bound PQQ-dependent dehydrogenase, glucose/quinate/shikimate family produces the protein MVLTLITAWILILLGAALGAGGLWLAALGGSWAYGVAGMALAVCGALLVRRRRMALGVYATLLVAMAVWSLWEVGLDRWALIPRGALLAVVGLWLLAPWIDRTLGEAGVVGRAERSSWRGPRGWLAGAMLLVVSLTAISITRDPFDVAGSLPESPVAAVAAQGRADAPRVAGDDWPAYGGTGQGQRYSSLADITPDTVSRLDLAWTFHTGETPRPSDPVERTFEVTPLKVGDLLYLCSVRQHAIALDAATGQERWRFDPHIEVGHSSQHLTCRGVAYFDSSGGASQAPASAPAAAQLPTCTRRIFLPTIDARLFALDALTGKPCLEFGDKGVVDLNTGMPNLRAGSYMQTSPPVVAGGVVIVGGAINDNASVLNPSGVIRAFDAHSGKLVWNFDPGRPNNTEPLLPGQTYTAGAPNNWAPSSVDAQLGLVYIGLGNRSPDQLGAGRSPEVERFSSALIALDVATGKLRWLFQTVHHDLWDRDVPSQPSLIDLTIDGKLVPAVVQPTKQGDLYVLDRRNGKPILPVRELSAPASTVPGEFAAPTQPHSSLSFMPAALSGKDMWGATPLDQLICRIELRRMEYDGPYTPPSTQRTLVYPGNLGVFNWGGVAVDPVRQIMVGTPAFLAFTFQLIPRPNAVTNVVSAGASEHWNENLGAAYAVKISPFLSPIGLPCQAPPWGAIAGVDLRSGQRAWMHRHGTVRDQMPSVLPIPFPMGVASLGGPLITAGGVVFYSGTLDNYLRAYDVTTGRKLWQSRLPAGGQATPMTYRIGGKQMVVVAAGGHGSFGTTTGDSVLAYELK, from the coding sequence ATGGTATTGACATTGATCACCGCATGGATCCTCATCCTCCTCGGCGCCGCCCTTGGTGCCGGGGGGCTCTGGCTGGCAGCGCTGGGTGGTAGCTGGGCGTATGGCGTCGCCGGCATGGCCTTGGCGGTGTGCGGCGCCTTGCTGGTTCGCCGTCGCCGCATGGCACTAGGGGTGTATGCCACGCTGCTGGTAGCGATGGCAGTCTGGTCGCTGTGGGAGGTGGGGCTCGATCGCTGGGCGCTGATTCCCCGGGGTGCGCTGCTCGCCGTCGTCGGCTTGTGGCTGCTGGCCCCCTGGATCGACCGGACACTGGGCGAAGCAGGCGTTGTGGGGCGGGCTGAGCGATCGTCATGGCGCGGTCCACGCGGCTGGCTGGCAGGGGCCATGCTGTTGGTGGTTTCCCTGACGGCGATTTCGATCACGCGCGACCCCTTCGATGTCGCGGGCAGCTTGCCAGAGTCGCCTGTCGCAGCGGTTGCGGCGCAAGGTCGCGCGGATGCCCCTCGCGTCGCGGGCGACGACTGGCCGGCCTATGGCGGCACTGGGCAAGGCCAGCGCTACTCGTCGCTGGCCGACATCACGCCCGACACCGTGAGCCGATTGGATCTGGCGTGGACTTTCCACACCGGCGAGACGCCGCGACCGAGCGACCCGGTTGAACGCACTTTTGAGGTCACGCCGTTGAAGGTTGGCGATCTGCTTTACTTGTGCAGCGTTCGGCAACACGCCATTGCCCTGGACGCCGCCACCGGGCAGGAGCGCTGGCGCTTCGACCCGCACATTGAAGTGGGCCACAGCAGCCAGCATCTGACGTGCCGCGGCGTGGCCTACTTCGATAGCTCCGGCGGGGCATCGCAAGCGCCTGCCAGCGCGCCGGCCGCAGCTCAGCTGCCAACTTGTACCCGTCGCATCTTCTTGCCCACCATCGACGCGCGTCTGTTTGCGCTGGACGCGCTGACCGGCAAGCCCTGTCTCGAATTTGGTGACAAAGGCGTGGTCGACCTCAACACGGGTATGCCGAACCTGCGTGCTGGTTCCTACATGCAGACCTCGCCACCCGTGGTGGCCGGCGGCGTGGTGATTGTCGGTGGCGCAATCAACGACAACGCGTCCGTGCTCAACCCGTCCGGTGTGATACGGGCGTTCGATGCGCACAGCGGGAAGTTGGTTTGGAACTTCGATCCAGGCCGACCAAACAATACCGAGCCGCTGTTGCCGGGCCAGACCTATACCGCTGGTGCGCCGAACAACTGGGCACCGTCCAGCGTCGATGCGCAGCTCGGGCTGGTCTACATCGGGCTGGGCAACCGCTCGCCCGACCAACTGGGCGCGGGCCGCAGTCCGGAGGTCGAACGCTTCTCCAGTGCCCTCATCGCGCTCGACGTGGCGACCGGGAAGCTGCGCTGGCTGTTCCAAACGGTGCACCACGACCTTTGGGACCGTGATGTGCCGTCGCAGCCGTCATTGATTGACTTGACGATTGACGGCAAGCTGGTGCCCGCAGTGGTCCAGCCCACCAAACAAGGCGACCTGTATGTGCTGGACCGCCGCAACGGCAAGCCAATTCTGCCGGTGCGCGAGTTGTCGGCCCCCGCCAGCACGGTGCCCGGCGAGTTCGCGGCGCCGACACAACCCCATTCGTCGCTGAGCTTCATGCCAGCCGCCCTGAGCGGGAAGGACATGTGGGGCGCCACACCGCTGGACCAGCTCATCTGCCGCATCGAGTTGCGCAGAATGGAGTATGACGGGCCCTACACGCCACCATCGACACAGCGCACGCTGGTGTATCCGGGCAATCTGGGGGTCTTCAACTGGGGCGGCGTGGCGGTCGATCCGGTGCGCCAGATCATGGTCGGCACACCGGCGTTCCTGGCCTTCACGTTCCAGTTGATTCCACGCCCCAATGCCGTGACGAATGTCGTCAGCGCCGGTGCCAGCGAGCACTGGAACGAGAACCTCGGTGCGGCCTACGCGGTCAAGATCAGTCCGTTCCTGTCGCCCATCGGCCTGCCATGCCAAGCGCCGCCCTGGGGTGCGATCGCCGGGGTCGATCTTCGCAGCGGTCAGCGCGCGTGGATGCACCGCCACGGCACCGTGCGCGATCAGATGCCGAGCGTGCTCCCCATTCCTTTCCCGATGGGCGTGGCCAGCCTGGGCGGGCCCTTGATCACGGCCGGTGGTGTGGTGTTCTATAGCGGAACGCTGGACAATTACCTGCGCGCCTACGACGTGACGACGGGGCGCAAGCTCTGGCAAAGTCGGCTGCCCGCAGGCGGCCAGGCGACCCCCATGACCTACCGCATCGGTGGCAAACAAATGGTGGTCGTCGCAGCGGGCGGCCATGGCTCGTTCGGTACCACGACGGGCGATTCTGTCTTGGCTTACGAGTTGAAGTGA
- a CDS encoding bacterioferritin, whose protein sequence is MSKKPELENQKDLRTVARKHLEQGAVTEGYSADRMAVVQQLNQALATELVCVLRYRRHYFMARGIHSRSVAAEFLAHSNEELGHADRIAARIVQLGGEPNFDPDQLAAQSHAQYVAGTSLEDMIREDLVAERIAIDSYRSLVQFLAHDDPTTSDMIKAILAVEEEHADELADLLEDFPNKE, encoded by the coding sequence ATGTCCAAAAAACCTGAATTGGAAAATCAAAAAGACCTGCGCACAGTTGCGCGCAAACACTTGGAACAAGGTGCGGTGACAGAGGGCTACAGCGCCGACCGCATGGCTGTTGTGCAGCAGCTCAACCAGGCCCTGGCCACCGAATTGGTGTGTGTGCTGCGCTATAGGCGCCACTATTTCATGGCCAGGGGCATCCATTCACGCAGTGTGGCGGCCGAGTTTTTGGCGCACTCCAACGAAGAGTTGGGCCACGCCGACCGCATCGCCGCGCGCATTGTGCAGCTCGGCGGTGAGCCCAACTTCGACCCCGATCAGCTCGCGGCCCAAAGCCATGCGCAATACGTGGCGGGCACATCCCTTGAGGACATGATCCGCGAAGATTTGGTGGCCGAGCGCATTGCCATCGACAGCTACCGCAGCCTGGTGCAATTTTTGGCCCATGACGACCCCACTACCAGCGACATGATCAAAGCCATTTTGGCCGTCGAAGAAGAGCATGCCGATGAGTTAGCTGACTTGCTGGAAGACTTCCCCAACAAGGAGTAG
- the hflK gene encoding FtsH protease activity modulator HflK produces MRYLYQVRESRQTIRDVAEAVMRRVVGNRLGSDVLTVGRVAVSTEVKVEMQKILSAYETGVRLVTVELQDVTPPDTVKPAFNEVNEARQDRERTINQAQEQANREIPKARGEATRTVTEAEGYAVERVNRANGEATRFTAILAQYLLAPEVTRRRLYLESMGDILPQAKALYIVDSDQKSLLPLLRFDSPQLPAQSRTAGGQP; encoded by the coding sequence GTGCGCTACCTGTACCAAGTTCGGGAGTCACGGCAAACCATCCGCGACGTCGCCGAGGCCGTCATGCGACGGGTCGTCGGCAACCGGCTGGGCAGCGACGTGCTGACAGTCGGCCGCGTGGCCGTCTCCACCGAGGTCAAGGTGGAGATGCAGAAGATCCTCAGTGCCTACGAGACCGGTGTTCGGCTGGTCACGGTAGAGCTACAGGACGTGACGCCGCCGGACACCGTCAAGCCCGCCTTCAATGAGGTGAACGAGGCACGGCAGGACCGCGAGCGCACGATCAACCAGGCGCAGGAGCAGGCCAACCGCGAGATCCCCAAGGCGCGCGGCGAGGCCACGCGCACCGTCACCGAGGCCGAAGGCTACGCCGTCGAGCGGGTCAACCGTGCCAACGGAGAAGCTACGCGATTCACGGCGATCCTGGCACAGTACCTGCTCGCTCCGGAAGTCACGCGTCGGCGCCTGTATCTGGAGTCGATGGGGGACATCCTGCCTCAGGCCAAGGCGCTGTACATCGTCGACAGTGATCAGAAGTCGCTGCTGCCGCTGCTGCGCTTTGACTCGCCACAACTGCCTGCGCAATCCAGGACGGCAGGAGGACAACCATGA
- the nhaA gene encoding Na+/H+ antiporter NhaA: MKPDGLARDEELLDRTKAERAADSVSRPFQLFAQRQASGATVLLGCAILALAWANSPWAWAYEQMQGVPLTISLGEQTLRLDLRHWINDGLMAIFFFSVGLEIKREFLVGELAERRKAMLPIVAAVGGMVVPALIYAGFNFNGAGAQGWGIPMATDIAFALGALAVLGSRIPEALKVFLVALAIVDDLGALLVIAIFYTPSINWHGVAVIAVMLLALWEANRIGARRAWIYLLLGLGLWAGFFLSGLHATLAGVLTALFVPARVKIAPAALPKVIRRGADDIEAQALDNEPDAMDPDRVAIIGAVEGSLDAATAPLQQFERAVQPWVTYGILPVFGLFNAGVAIDAEVLRTLPTAVPLGIMVGLVLGKSLGIGLASWLAVKTGLAELPEGSTWQQLIGTAFLAGIGFTMALFISGLAFAGTNFEREAQLAILIGSLLAAVIGISVLLTSKATGSK; encoded by the coding sequence ATGAAGCCGGATGGGCTGGCGCGTGATGAAGAGTTGCTGGACCGGACGAAGGCCGAGCGCGCAGCGGACAGCGTGTCGAGGCCGTTCCAGCTGTTCGCACAGCGGCAAGCATCTGGCGCCACGGTGCTGCTGGGCTGCGCCATTTTGGCGCTCGCCTGGGCCAACTCGCCGTGGGCATGGGCTTACGAGCAGATGCAGGGCGTTCCACTCACCATTTCACTCGGCGAGCAGACGCTGCGGCTGGACCTTCGCCATTGGATCAACGACGGACTGATGGCGATCTTCTTTTTCAGCGTCGGGCTTGAGATCAAGCGCGAGTTCCTGGTCGGTGAATTAGCCGAAAGACGCAAGGCGATGCTGCCAATCGTGGCCGCGGTGGGCGGCATGGTGGTTCCGGCGTTGATCTATGCCGGCTTCAACTTCAATGGCGCCGGCGCCCAGGGCTGGGGCATTCCGATGGCGACCGACATCGCCTTTGCGCTCGGCGCGCTGGCCGTCCTAGGCTCTCGCATCCCCGAAGCGTTGAAGGTCTTCCTCGTGGCCCTGGCCATCGTCGACGACCTCGGCGCGCTGCTGGTCATTGCGATCTTCTATACGCCGTCGATCAATTGGCACGGCGTCGCCGTGATCGCCGTGATGCTGCTGGCGCTGTGGGAAGCCAACCGCATCGGTGCCCGCCGAGCTTGGATCTACCTGTTGCTCGGGTTGGGTCTGTGGGCTGGCTTCTTTCTGTCCGGACTTCACGCGACACTGGCCGGTGTGCTGACGGCACTTTTCGTGCCTGCGCGCGTGAAGATCGCGCCTGCCGCTTTGCCGAAGGTCATTCGCCGCGGCGCCGACGACATCGAGGCCCAGGCCCTTGACAACGAGCCCGACGCGATGGACCCCGATCGTGTCGCCATCATTGGCGCGGTCGAGGGCAGCCTGGACGCCGCCACGGCACCGCTGCAGCAATTCGAGCGCGCGGTGCAGCCGTGGGTGACCTACGGCATCCTGCCGGTATTTGGTTTGTTCAATGCAGGTGTCGCGATCGACGCCGAGGTATTGCGCACGCTGCCAACCGCCGTACCGCTGGGCATCATGGTCGGGCTGGTGCTCGGCAAATCGCTTGGCATCGGATTGGCCAGCTGGTTGGCCGTGAAGACCGGGCTGGCAGAACTGCCCGAAGGCTCAACCTGGCAGCAACTGATCGGCACGGCCTTTCTGGCCGGTATCGGCTTCACCATGGCGCTGTTCATCAGCGGCCTGGCGTTTGCCGGAACGAATTTCGAGCGCGAGGCCCAATTGGCCATTCTGATCGGTTCATTGCTGGCCGCTGTGATCGGTATCTCCGTTTTGCTGACGTCGAAGGCGACCGGCTCGAAGTGA